Below is a window of Pelomicrobium methylotrophicum DNA.
CTCGGCTACGGCTGCCAAGCAGCCCGAATGCGTCGATGAGTCGCATGATCTCCTTCATCCTCCCATCCATTTCATCAGTATAGGCAGCGCACAATACGCGCACGCCTTCTTTGTCGTCTGCTTTGATCGCTGTACGATCAGGGAGATTGCCCCCTCGCTTGGCCAAGCCGAACCAAGCGTAGCTGGTATCGAGTCCCGTACTCAGCGGGGCGACGCCTTTCTGCTTGCCGCGAATCCAGGCCTGGGTGGGAACTCCGTTCGGCGTTTCAAGCCTTATACGCACCTTACTCTTGTTATACTCGCCATCAAGCCACGCATTGCCGAACAGCAACCCCTCTTCGCGGCGCATGTCAGGCACACGGATCCGAAAGCCGTGCTCGGCGGCATACGCCACGCGCCACCACTCGCGCAAAAGGTGCTTGAACGGCGGCGTTCGCCAACGGGCGTTCTGCAAGGCGTCGCCGAGGAAGGCGGGGGTGAGAAAGCGCACGGTATAGCGGCGTTCGATCATTTTCATGGCGACTGCCCTTTTTGCGTCGTGGATCATAGTCGTCTGGCCGTCACGGTGTGTCGCTCGCAAGCTTGTTTCAGCCCAAAAGCCGCTTGAACGAGGCCTCGAGCGCTTTGTATAGCCGATCCGCCGAGGCGAGCGGCTGCCGAAACTTTGGGTAAGACGGCGCATTGCCGTGCACGAGCGCATTGCGCAGATTTTTCAGCATCCAGTAGGCCTCTCTTTGCCGGTCTTCGTGTTGGCCGGCCTGGAGCTCCTGCTCGAAGGTCTCGAAGGCAACCTCCCGACCTTCCTTGAATTGCTGAGGATCGAGCCCGCGTTCGAGACACTGGCGGCTGACGAACGCCTCCCAGCCGAAGATGGCCGCGCGCAGATAATCGCCGCGCGCGAGATACTGGTAGGCGAGTTTGCGTTGATGCTCGGCGAGGTCGGCACCGCGGACCCAGGCGAGGCGTTCGGCTAGCCGCTTCTGGAAGATGCCCGAGGCGCCGGGCAGGCTCGTCTCGAGCTGCGGGAGGAAGGTGAGAAGCTTGCGCCTTGCGTCGGCGAGATTCTGCGTCTGCTCGTGAAAGGCCGCCTCTTCGAGACAGGCCGTCTTGTCGGCGGGGACGCCGTCGGCCGCAAGCAGCGGCGCGAAGACGCCGTAATGCCCGGTGGCATCGTAGCGGTCGAGGGCATCCACCCAGCGTTGAATGGCAAGCAGCCCATCGAGCCGCAGCACGAGCGCCACACCCCCTTCGGTCATCTCAAGCGCCCCGTACCAGATGCCCTCGATTTCGAGCTTGCCCACGCGCTCGAGCATGAAGGCGGACACCAGGCCGAGCATGCTCAAGTGCCTGAACGCATGGGTGAGATCGAAACTCACCTTCCCGCTCGGCACCGCCTCGGCGACGGTTTCTAGAATGGCACGCTGCTCCGGGGCGTTCCTTCCGTAAGGAATGAGCCGCGGGAGCACCTCCATGCCGACGGCCCGGCTGAGCAACGGTTGCAGCCGGTCCAAAAGTCCTTGATCCACCCTCGCCGCCGGTTCGGCATCGAGGAGCGCAAGCCGCGCCTCTTCTTCCTCTCCCTCGACCGCGAGGTTTTCCACGAACACCCCCCACATGCTGCCTGCGGTTCCGAGAACCACGAGCCGCTGTGGGGCGAGCTGCTCGGCAAGCGCCAACCCAAAAAAGGCCGTCTCGCGCTCGTGCCCGCC
It encodes the following:
- a CDS encoding RAMP superfamily CRISPR-associated protein, which translates into the protein MKMIERRYTVRFLTPAFLGDALQNARWRTPPFKHLLREWWRVAYAAEHGFRIRVPDMRREEGLLFGNAWLDGEYNKSKVRIRLETPNGVPTQAWIRGKQKGVAPLSTGLDTSYAWFGLAKRGGNLPDRTAIKADDKEGVRVLCAAYTDEMDGRMKEIMRLIDAFGLLGSRSRGGWGALHVEGIEPLGAQEIRRYARPLDQCLQHDWAMSLAVDNQGLCVWQSQSRFKSWSDAMRSVASLRKAVRTKLKNVERKDLRQALGFAGKGRMPSPLRWKIVPDSNGLFIRVFAMPHKLPADSGASMSDENLKLAWKTVCKALDTAGALQRVS
- the csx2 gene encoding TIGR02221 family CRISPR-associated protein; the protein is MHSLVTFLGKGRDDPKTGYRSARYRFPGGHERETAFFGLALAEQLAPQRLVVLGTAGSMWGVFVENLAVEGEEEEARLALLDAEPAARVDQGLLDRLQPLLSRAVGMEVLPRLIPYGRNAPEQRAILETVAEAVPSGKVSFDLTHAFRHLSMLGLVSAFMLERVGKLEIEGIWYGALEMTEGGVALVLRLDGLLAIQRWVDALDRYDATGHYGVFAPLLAADGVPADKTACLEEAAFHEQTQNLADARRKLLTFLPQLETSLPGASGIFQKRLAERLAWVRGADLAEHQRKLAYQYLARGDYLRAAIFGWEAFVSRQCLERGLDPQQFKEGREVAFETFEQELQAGQHEDRQREAYWMLKNLRNALVHGNAPSYPKFRQPLASADRLYKALEASFKRLLG